From the Drechmeria coniospora strain ARSEF 6962 chromosome 02, whole genome shotgun sequence genome, the window AacgcctcggccttggcctcgggaTCCCTGGGTAATGAAGCGCGGGAAATGGCACTGCACCTTCGCGGGTGAAGTGAGCATGATGAGCAGTGCAAAGCGATCATGGCAGATAGAGGCAACGAAATCACGACCAGTTGTAGAAGTTCCTTGTCACAGAATTGAATGTAACTACTTTTTCCGCGGGCCGTCTGCAAAGTCGCGGGCATCATATGAACTTGCCTGGATGTTGGGCCGTTGGCGATGCAGCATCACGCTGCGCAACTCGTTTGGCCAGACAGTCACCTATTTTGGAGCAAAGTGTTTTTGCACCCTAGAGGTTAGAGGTAATGAAGACAGAAATGTGTAATGGGAGCGCATGACTGACAGCATGACGCCACGTGCCTTGATACGATGCAAAGCAACTCTCGTAAAGTTTACGGGCGTGCCGCCAGGGAGCAGGCCAGGGAGTAGGGCATTGTGCACAGCTTGCTTCGATTCAGGATTATCTGGCCCTGCCCTTCACTCTCAATGAAGCTGTCAGTATTTACCGATGCCAACTCCATCGCCGTACCAGAACTTTACATTCGGACGGAATGACCGACTGGGAGTCATGCTCCTGAATGAAGGTCCCCTACGATCACTTTCACGGATCAACCACTGTTCTTCTTCGGACGGTATTATGCATCATCAAACAAGTCTCGACGGCTTCAATGCGTGGTACTACCATCGGCTCGGCCAGACATATGCTGCGAGACCAGTCAACACCGTTGGGGGGCAAGGATCGATGGCAGCTTACAGTGCGCCCTTTGGTCCAACATGCACGGCGGATTGCTTGACGTGAGCAATGGCTCGCCAATGTCGGCCCCGGACATACTGCTGCGTAATGATCACGCCCCACTGTTGCAGTGCGAGCTTACCAGGTCAAGGGCACGCCTGCGAGCCGAGGGATCGTCAAATATTTGAGCGTGGTCGAGATGCGGGAAGACGAGCACCTCAATGGTCGAATCCTGGTCGTTGGACTTCAGGTACTGCAGAACCTCAGCGACGTCAACGATGAGATCCCTTCCAGCCAGACAAACGGCCGCTCTTCTCCCGGAGGATACCAGCTCGTCTTTCCATATAATGTTCTCGCGCCAAAAGAAGTGGCGACCGAGACAATGCGCAACACCGGGGTCTGTGCTGGCAAAGTACCACAACTGCCACTCGTTTGCCTTGCTGGGATACCTGCGGGTAAAATTGTAAGCGACGCTGGGCAGGTGCAGCATGATCGTGACGGGATCGATGAGAACAATGGAAGCTACGCGGTGGCCCAGAGCTGGCGACCTGAGCATGTGGGTGGCCAGAACGGAACCGTATGAATGAGACGCTATCGCAAACTTATCCCATCCCTGATGGTGACCGAGAATTGTGACCATCTGAAGCAGGAACCGCAACTTGTCGGGCGGCGGTGCTGTGAGACGGAAGGAGATGGGAAGCAGCTCGATGGCAATGACACCCCGAGTCTTGGCCGCGCGCAAGTCGGCTACGAAGCGGATATATGTCCAGAGACCGATGCCGATCCCATGGAAGAAGACGATGGGAAGCTCTCCGTTTGTGCGGCAGTGTGGATAATACCAGTAGCTCAGGTCTGAAACGGGCGATCGACGCAGGGCGATAAGCTCTTGCGGCCTTGGAGGGATCGTCCTCAGAGCAACGCTTGGAGACCGGGCGTAAAACTGGAAGCCATGCGAGAGCATGGCCAAGTGGGTGAGCTGGTCAACAAGGAAGACGATGGAGTACCACAGGAGGCCTCGGTAGGTAGATGTGATGCCGTCGAGCGTGAGACGTAGGCACTTGGCCTCaccgcggccgaggctcaGCCGACGACCGAGTTGGCCTTCGATGATGTCAATGTACTCGTCCAGTTCCTGCTGGATCGAGTCGTCATGTCTAACGTCTTGCTCCGTCGCGTCGAAGAATGCCCACAGGAGAAACTCGCGCAGGTTGTCTCTGCAAATGTCGTCAATACTGGCGCCGAGGAACCACCACCGCAGGTAGAGCTGGTGATCAGGCACGTTGGAAATGCATCGGTCGAACAGGATACGTCGCTGCTGAGAAGAAAGCGGCTCTGGATGCACCGCTGCTTGGCCCAACCTCCGCGCGTAGGGGCGCTGAACTGTGATGTAAAACAACGCCTCGGCGGCTAGGAGACTGCATAGCAGAAGATATGGCCATCCTAGAAGCTGGGAATCACAAAACAAAAATCTGATGACCAGAAAGATGCCGATATAAAGTAGCGGCGCGTAGCGAAAGCAGGCGACAGAGAGACGGATGAATATCCATTCGGCAAGTGAAGTTCCAATCATCGAAGCCGTGTCAAGGAGAAGAGGCCTTGAGGGCAACCGTTGTACTTAGACCTTGCCGGAAGCTCTCTCGACTTGATTCGGTGCTTGTCTTTGCCTGGGTGATGGTTCGATTGGGAGCCTCGCATGACAAGCAGAGAAGGTGTTTCGGGGTTTGCCTCGTAAGAGCAACCCCGCCTGTTAGGAGATACTAGGATCTCAGTGGTACGGCGATGGCAGGGCCTGCAAAGAGGGCATAGTCACAAGAACAGAGGTGCACACATGCTTGCTTGAAAAGAGTAACCCCTCACCAGGCGATCTGGGTCTTGACCCCCCTAACATGGCACGTGACTTAGGACATTCGACCCCCTGGGCGAGAGAGCGGATTAAATATGCTGTACTACCAACAAACATTCACTGGAAGAGGTGCCTCAGGCAAAGTATTTGAGTGATGAAGATCATGAAGGCTGTCAGATGGatgtatggagtattacACAGTACCATGTCGCCTATTGAATCTCCACCCTAATACCCCGGACCAGATCCGAGCGGGTCCCTCCAGATCTAACTAACTCTTATTACACCTAGATTGCTCTGTTGAAGGTGGACGTCATGTCTCGCACCCGAGTGAGTCATATTGACGACACAAACAACAAGGCAGAAATGAACGTCACCCCCTCAGAAGAATATTCATGATCTAGTTCAATGTTGCCTTGTCCTGAAACTTTCAGTTTTAGAAAGAGTTGGACCAAACAGAAACCATGAGGGATAACCCCTGCAGGAGGTCAGGCATGGAGGTAGTGTCATATATCGCATGTTTGCACCACCAACACCACAAAGTCGCGTACCTGACAGCATGATTCGTATCTAGGCGTCTcccactcgccgccgccgtcactcGAGCCCGGAATTCGGAGCAAGGATAATACTCGGGGAAGGATGACTCCCCACACTCGCACACCGCCGCCCAAGGAAGTAAACGGCTGAAAAGCTCCAAATTCTCCACCATCGATTGTGAAAGTTCAAGAAGACAACGCATTTATAAATACATAGAGACTCGCCGCAACATGTCAACTCTCACACCGGAAGCTCTCGGTGCCCTGCTTCAAGGGCTCGGCACGGATCCCATCCCTACCAGGGCTTGCCCTATACCTGCATACTCGGCCGACCCGTCGACATCTACCGCGTCTACCTAGCTGAAATACCTTCCAAGCTCGCCGGATGCGAGCGTTGCGTCGCCTACGATGCCATCCAGACCTGAAGCACGTTGACCAACGGCGATCTGACGATACCAGTACCACGTTTGCGTCACAAGGGAAAGAAGTCGCCAGCCGACCAATGTGCCGACTTCGCCGCAAATTTTCCGCCTGGTCATCCACTCTTCCAAATTCCCAACGCCGCTGGGATCCATCTACCCATTTTCTTCACTTCAAATTCTCTCCATCGGCTTATTCTCCCCTTCGTCTTCCAACGTCAGAGATCGTACGGACACGATCTGCAGGCTGGCCTCCATGACCCTTCGGCAGGCCGCTCCGGTCGCAAGCGGGTTATCGTCGAGTTCTCGTCGCCCAACATCGCCAAGGAGTTTCACGCCGGACATCTGCGGAGCACCATCATCGGCGCCTTCATCTCAAACCTACACGAGAAAATGGGATGGGATGTAATTAAGCTCAACTACCTTGGAGATTGGGGCAAGCAGCTTGGCCTCTTGGCTGTTGGCTGGCAGCGTTTCGGTTCAGAGGAGGAGCTAGCCCGCCAGCCACTTACACATCTGCTTGACGTCTATGCCCAAATCAACGCCCAGTTCAAGCCTGAACAAGACGAGAGCAAGAAGGCCCGCGACGAGGGCCGTGATACCAGCGAAATCGAGTCCCGTGGCATCTTCGCCGAGCGCAATGCCTACTTCCGTCGCATGGAAGATGGTGATCCAGAGGCCCTGGCGCTTTGGTGGCGCTTTCGTGACATCAGCATCGAGAGATACACGTCGACCTATACACGCCTCAACATCGCCTTTGACGAATATTCCGGCGAATCTCAGGTGAAGAGCTCCActgtcgacgaggtcgagcgcgATTTAAAGGACAAGGGGGTATACGAAGAGCATAATGGGTCGTGGGTTATAGATTTCAAGAAGCACAATGCCAAGCCGCTCCACATTGCCGTCGTCCGCGGGCGCACCGGCAGCACCACATATCTACTGCGGGACGTGGCGGCCGTGTTGGAGAGGGAGAAAAAATACGGCTTCGACAAGATGATCTACGTCGTCTCGTCCGAGCGAGATCTTTTATTTCCAGCGCGTCATCAAAGTTCTTTAGCTCATCGGACGCCCCGACCTTGCTGCTCGCCTGCAGCATGTGAGCTTTGGCAAAGTCATCGGTATGTCCTCACGGCTAGGTAACGTGAAACTACTTGGAGACATTATTGATCAGACCGGAGCAGCCATGCACGAGGTGATGCGCCGCAATGCCGCCAAGTACGCGCAGGTGCAGGACCCCGAATCTGTTTCCGACATTGTCGGCATATCCGCCGTCATGGTGCAGGATATGTCCGGTAAGCGAGTCAACAATTACCCAGTCGATATCGCACACATGACATCGTTTGAGGGGAATACGGGAACATATCTTCAGTACTGCCACGCCCGACTGAATTCCACATTGCGCAAAGCCGGACTTGCGCAAGAGGACATTGCCAAATATATCCAGGACCATCCAACCACACTCGACAACGGGACGGAAAAGAGACACTGCGTAGACTTGCTGCGTCTGATGTCGCAGTATCCAGACGTAACCGCAACAGCTTTACGAAACCTTGAGCCAAGCACTATCCTTACCTACCTATTCCGACTGGCACATCAGTTCTCGTCGTCCTACGACGTAGTACAAGTTATAGGAACAAATGAGGGGCGTTATATTAtgctcggccgagctgcaCTCTATGAAGGCGCCCGCCAAGTCTTGGAAAATGGCATGAAGTTACTAGGAATTACTCCCGTGGAGAGGTGAGATGCCCGTCGATTTTAATAACCCTTTTTTACTATTTATTTTAAAGAAATCAGAATGCCTGCTAGCTGGTACTATCCACTAGACGCACGGGTATACTGTTGCTAAATCTCACCGCAGGATGTAAGGAATATATCGATTCTCCAAAGGAAGCGACGTTGGCGTATTTACTGCAAGGGCCCGTTGTCAGGTGCCTTTGAACGCCAGGCTCTGCGTCAAATGGAGCCTATCGCTGATCATTTTGGGAAGCCAACAAGAGATCCGAAGTTGGTGGGGACAGTGACCGTGAGGCATGCTCGCTAGCTAGGAGATGGCCTGGCAAAAGGTGGTGTTGCCAGAATACAGTGGAAGATGCTGTCAACACCATCACCAGGGCGAATGTCCCACCTGATTCGTCATGCACAATGGCGCTTTCTACCGTTAAACTGCGTAATATTCAAGACGTGGAATAACAGATAAATTGAAGGAATATCCTGAACTAATCTGCATCATTTTTGCCTAGGCTTACCATTTGGCCTGTCGATTAAACCGTGTAGCCTCGGCTTCGCCTTGTAGTTCGTTTGCCGTTGTTCTCGTCATGGCACGTGACTTGCCGTTGCACACCTTCAAGTTCATCCGGGAAGCCTCCGTACGGCATGACGTATGCAGTTCCTTCTTTGCACACTCGGCCGCTGCATCACACAAAAGTCCACCTTCTGTGCATGATACTGGCTCGACATGGCGGAGAGATACATACTTCGCGTCACTGCGGGCGCCGGCTACGACGAGGCATCACACGTCATCGTCCCCGTTAACAGAGCAGATCCCCTCATAATCGAAAGTGATGTGGCCA encodes:
- a CDS encoding alpha beta hydrolase fold family produces the protein MIGTSLAEWIFIRLSVACFRYAPLLYIGIFLVIRFLFCDSQLLGWPYLLLCSLLAAEALFYITVQRPYARRLGQAAVHPEPLSSQQRRILFDRCISNVPDHQLYLRWWFLGASIDDICRDNLREFLLWAFFDATEQDVRHDDSIQQELDEYIDIIEGQLGRRLSLGRGEAKCLRLTLDGITSTYRGLLWYSIVFLVDQLTHLAMLSHGFQFYARSPSVALRTIPPRPQELIALRRSPVSDLSYWYYPHCRTNGELPIVFFHGIGIGLWTYIRFVADLRAAKTRGVIAIELLPISFRLTAPPPDKLRFLLQMVTILGHHQGWDKFAIASHSYGSVLATHMLRSPALGHRVASIVLIDPVTIMLHLPSVAYNFTRRYPSKANEWQLWYFASTDPGVAHCLGRHFFWRENIIWKDELVSSGRRAAVCLAGRDLIVDVAEVLQYLKSNDQDSTIEVLVFPHLDHAQIFDDPSARRRALDLVSSHCNSGA
- a CDS encoding arginyl-tRNA synthetase, coding for MSTLTPEALGALLQGLGTDPIPTRACPIPAYSADPSTSTATLTNGDLTIPVPRLRHKGKKSPADQCADFAANFPPGHPLFQIPNAAGIHLPIFFTSNSLHRLILPFVFQRQRSYGHDLQAGLHDPSAGRSGRKRVIVEFSSPNIAKEFHAGHLRSTIIGAFISNLHEKMGWDVIKLNYLGDWGKQLGLLAVGWQRFGSEEELARQPLTHLLDVYAQINAQFKPEQDESKKARDEGRDTSEIESRGIFAERNAYFRRMEDGDPEALALWWRFRDISIERYTSTYTRLNIAFDEYSGESQVKSSTVDEVERDLKDKGVYEEHNGSWVIDFKKHNAKPLHIAVVRGRTGSTTYLLRDVAAVLEREKKYGFDKMIYVLIGRPDLAARLQHVSFGKVIGMSSRLGNVKLLGDIIDQTGAAMHEVMRRNAAKYAQVQDPESVSDIVGISAVMVQDMSGKRVNNYPVDIAHMTSFEGNTGTYLQYCHARLNSTLRKAGLAQEDIAKYIQDHPTTLDNGTEKRHCVDLLRLMSQYPDVTATALRNLEPSTILTYLFRLAHQFSSSYDVVQVIGTNEGRYIMLGRAALYEGARQVLENGMKLLGITPVER